A region from the Salminus brasiliensis chromosome 22, fSalBra1.hap2, whole genome shotgun sequence genome encodes:
- the LOC140543796 gene encoding sulfotransferase 2B1-like: MTEAELYDVYRGVYVPKHLHPPESLKYYEDFTFRPDDVLIVTYPKSGTTWLQEVVPLVLSGGDVASVRTVPNWDRVPWLEEHRAIVLNLEQRPSPRTFATHFHRDMMNESYSKVKPKVIYVMRNPKDVFTSSFHYYGMASYLVNPGTADEFLEKFLNGKIMFGSWFDHVKGWLNVKNEDHIFYISYEEMIQDLKGSVSRIGQFLGKSLSPEVVEKIADNCVFKNMKQNPMSNFSLVPAEFMDQKKSEFLRKGVAGDWKNLFTEAQTERFEAVYKDKMKDVTFKFAW; encoded by the exons ATGACAGAAGCGGAGTTATATGACGTCTACAGAGGGGTTTACGTCCCTAAACATCTCCACCCTCCAGAAAGCCTGAAATACTACGAGGACTTCACCTTCCGGCCGGACGACGTGCTTATTGTGACCTACCCGAAGTCTG GGACGACATGGCTGCAGGAGGTCGTACCACTGGTCCTCAGCGGCGGCGATGTCGCCTCGGTTCGGACCGTACCAAACTGGGACAGGGTGCCGTGGCTGGAGGAACATCGAGCAATCGTGTTGAATCTGGAGCAAAGACCCTCGCCTCGAACCTTTGCCACCCATTTTCACCGCGATATGATGAACGAGTCGTATTCCAAAGTGAAGCCAAAG GTTATTTATGTAATGCGGAACCCCAAGGATGTCTTCACATCTTCCTTCCACTACTATGGAATGGCTTCCTACCTGGTAAATCCAGGCACTGCTGACGAGTTCCTGGAAAAGTTTCTGAATGGCAAAA TCATGTTTGGTTCATGGTTTGACCATGTGAAGGGTTGGCTGaatgttaaaaatgaagatcacattttctatatttcttaTGAGGAAATGATACAG GACTTGAAAGGATCTGTGTCGAGGATCGGCCAGTTTCTTGGGAAGTCTCTGAGTCCAGAAGTGGTGGAGAAAATAGCTGACAACTGCGTGTTCAAAAACATGAAGCAGAACCCCATGTCCAACTTTTCTCTAGTTCCAGCAGAGTTCATGGATCAGAAGAAATCAGAATTCCTCAGGAAAG GAGTTGCTGGTGACTGGAAGAACCTTTTTACGGAGGCCCAAACGGAGAGATTTGAAGCTGTTTACAAAGACAAAATGAAAGATGTGACGTTTAAATTTGCATGGTGA